Genomic segment of Desulfonatronum thioautotrophicum:
GTACGTTTTTCAATCTTGGCTATGGCTGGTTGCTGGACATGAAGTACTTCAGCCAGCACCTTCTGAGATAAGCCTCTGGCCTTGCGCAACTCATGCAGAGGCATTTCTTCAAGCATGGACTGGGCTTTTAGTTCAGCCTTATCTCTTGCTTCCTGAGACATATTCTCTCTAAGTTTGGAAAATTTATCTGCCATCCCTAATTTCCTCCAAGTGTTCGTCATATAAACGGTCTGCTATTGGGACATTTACTTCATACCACCTGTCATCCCCGGTCTTGTCTCCCCCGATCAGGAGTATAGCTATTCTTCTGGGATCAAAAGCATAGAGTGTTCTTAAAGGTCTGCCCTGATGTTGAGTTCTTAGTTCCC
This window contains:
- a CDS encoding XRE family transcriptional regulator: MADKFSKLRENMSQEARDKAELKAQSMLEEMPLHELRKARGLSQKVLAEVLHVQQPAIAKIEKRTDMYISTLRSHIEAMGGKLEVQASFPEGTVKISNFSELGREVNG
- a CDS encoding type II toxin-antitoxin system RelE/ParE family toxin, translated to MIWEVEYTDEFEAWWDKLSEEEQISIDASVRLLEKCGPTLGYPHSSKISNSKHSHMRELRTQHQGRPLRTLYAFDPRRIAILLIGGDKTGDDRWYEVNVPIADRLYDEHLEEIRDGR